In Clostridium sp., one DNA window encodes the following:
- a CDS encoding PTS sugar transporter subunit IIA has translation MDLINEKLIKLDIEKNKKEEIIRELAGLIDKENRLNDYEKYVSQVLDRENMTSTGIGFGIAIPHGKCSAVKIPTIAFGRLTGEVEWESLDDKPVQAVFLLAVPEEAASNEHLKILAALSRKLLDESFRENLLKINSKQGLLKLFSDVFDKI, from the coding sequence ATGGATCTTATAAATGAGAAGCTGATAAAACTTGATATTGAGAAAAATAAAAAGGAAGAAATAATAAGAGAGCTGGCAGGTCTAATAGACAAGGAGAATAGATTGAACGATTATGAAAAGTATGTTTCCCAGGTTTTGGACAGGGAGAATATGACTTCTACGGGAATTGGGTTTGGAATAGCCATACCTCATGGAAAATGCAGTGCAGTTAAAATACCAACTATTGCTTTTGGAAGATTGACTGGAGAAGTCGAATGGGAATCTCTGGACGACAAACCTGTTCAGGCGGTATTTTTACTGGCAGTTCCTGAAGAAGCCGCTTCAAATGAACATTTGAAAATACTGGCTGCATTGTCAAGGAAACTACTTGATGAATCTTTTAGAGAAAATTTGCTTAAAATAAATAGCAAACAGGGACTTTTGAAGCTGTTCTCGGACGTTTTTGATAAAATTTAA
- a CDS encoding 1-phosphofructokinase, whose amino-acid sequence MITIVNLNASVDKRYEIKDIVKGKVMRARSVENTAGGKGIHVANIAHILGQDSIVTGYSGGKTGEFIEAELQKIGIKNCFVKIKDSTRECLAFITDDLVQTEILEPGPIVTQEEQESFMKLYERLLADSRIIVASGSVPKNISKNIYEELIEKANKNNKKFLLDTNGKLLEEGIKAKPYLIKPNIEELEMLLGKPIVNHKDIIKHMKTLNKSGIKCIVVSLGADGSFVCFDNNLFRVTVPDVEAVNPVGSGDSLVGGFAVGIERNYSIEDTIALGTACGTVNAMTKKTGWIEVKEVKEMMKKVKISRI is encoded by the coding sequence TTGATTACAATTGTAAATTTAAATGCATCTGTAGATAAAAGATATGAAATAAAAGATATAGTAAAAGGGAAGGTAATGAGGGCGAGATCTGTAGAAAATACAGCAGGTGGGAAAGGTATTCATGTCGCAAATATAGCACATATATTAGGCCAGGATAGTATAGTAACTGGATATTCCGGAGGAAAGACAGGTGAGTTTATAGAGGCCGAACTTCAAAAAATTGGGATAAAAAATTGCTTTGTAAAAATTAAGGATTCAACAAGAGAATGTCTGGCCTTTATAACAGATGATTTAGTACAAACTGAAATTTTGGAGCCGGGACCAATTGTTACGCAAGAAGAACAGGAAAGCTTCATGAAACTCTATGAAAGATTGCTTGCTGATTCAAGAATTATAGTGGCATCAGGAAGTGTTCCAAAAAATATTTCTAAAAATATATATGAAGAGCTTATAGAGAAGGCAAACAAAAATAATAAGAAGTTTTTATTGGATACAAATGGGAAATTATTAGAAGAAGGAATAAAAGCAAAGCCATATTTGATAAAACCTAATATAGAAGAACTGGAAATGTTACTGGGAAAACCAATAGTGAATCATAAGGACATTATAAAACATATGAAAACTTTGAATAAAAGTGGAATAAAATGTATTGTTGTGTCTTTAGGTGCAGATGGTTCATTTGTATGTTTTGATAATAATTTGTTCAGAGTAACCGTTCCAGATGTAGAGGCGGTAAATCCTGTGGGCTCAGGTGATTCGTTGGTAGGAGGATTTGCAGTTGGAATAGAAAGAAATTATTCCATTGAAGATACAATAGCACTTGGCACCGCATGTGGAACAGTTAATGCAATGACTAAAAAAACAGGATGGATAGAAGTTAAAGAGGTCAAAGAAATGATGAAAAAGGTTAAGATTAGTAGAATTTAA